Proteins from a single region of Symphalangus syndactylus isolate Jambi chromosome 12, NHGRI_mSymSyn1-v2.1_pri, whole genome shotgun sequence:
- the LOC129468971 gene encoding uncharacterized protein gives MLLNTLRSTGGPLPYPEVAIPQRWRNSRVAQCPRTWPVGNHELMNSWILDLREKVQRQRELWKFCPEQTEGWRCHRPRWEDGRCHRLQGKVGEQLRAPEPSWKEFPIQPLSLSASAWFLRMLRVPASGSFMVQRVPPSHPGRLPAAASSWKPGARLRTWRPATGWSLAVASQRRIPGSVVSRGRVAATRSRTRDSWPRCPSRSPRGVACRLFF, from the coding sequence atgctgctaaacaccttACGATCCACGGGAGGGCCCCTCCCCTACCCCGAAGTAGCCATTCCGCAGAGGTGGAGAAACTCGCGTGTAGCTCAGTGCCCACGCACTTGGCCCGTGGGAAATCACGAATTGATGAACAGTTGGATCTTGGATCTGAGGGAAAAAGTCCAGCGTCAGAGGGAACTCTGGAAGTTTTGCCCGGAGCAAACGGAAGGGTGGCGTTGCCATCGCCCAAGATGGGAAGATGGCAGGTGTCACAGGTTGCAGGGGAAGGTCGGAGAGCAGCTGAGGGCCCCGGAGCCTTCCTGGAAGGAGTTTCCCATCCAGCCGCTCTCGCTTTCCGCATCCGCCTGGTTCCTTAGAATGCTGAGGGTGCCGGCGTCCGGGTCCTTCATGGTGCAGAGGGTGCCCCCGTCTCACCCCGGGCGCCTCCCCGCTGCCGCCTCCTCCTGGAAACCTGGTGCGCGGCTCCGGACCTGGCGACCCGCGACCGGCTGGTCACTTGCTGTCGCCTCGCAAAGGCGCATCCCTGGTTCAGTGGTGAGCCGCGGCCGGGTCGCTGCAACTCGCTCCAGGACTCGGGACTCGTGGCCTCGGTGTCCCTCGCGGAGCCCTCGGGGTGTCGcctgcaggctctttttttga